A window of Chloracidobacterium sp. N contains these coding sequences:
- a CDS encoding NAD(P)-dependent oxidoreductase, translating to MARILVTGGLGVVGTWLVRELRERHHDVISCDLAHQPDEVAFGLQGDLREPRYARCDIGEFRQLARLFEHFGRFDYVFHCAAEFGRWNGEDFYETLWRTNVIGTKHLLRLQESQRFRLVHFSSSEVYGDYPHLMVEHITDEVEIKQLNDYAMSKWVNEMQIRNAIAQHGVESVVVRLFNTYGPGEYYSPYRSVNCRFLYCALHGLPWTVYRGHARTSTFLADTIRTVANLVEHFKPGETYNIGGDQLHTIEELSDLVLKVTGASPTLVRYADAEPLTTKVKLVDTSKAVRDLGHRSTYSLEEGLRLTADWMRQVYKLSK from the coding sequence ATGGCACGTATTCTGGTCACGGGCGGGTTGGGTGTCGTTGGCACCTGGCTCGTCCGTGAACTTCGCGAACGACATCACGATGTCATCTCCTGTGACCTCGCGCACCAGCCCGACGAAGTTGCGTTTGGGCTTCAGGGCGACCTCCGCGAGCCGCGCTATGCCCGCTGCGACATCGGCGAGTTTCGCCAACTCGCCCGTCTGTTCGAGCACTTCGGCCGTTTCGACTACGTCTTCCACTGCGCCGCCGAGTTTGGACGCTGGAACGGAGAAGACTTCTACGAAACGCTCTGGCGCACGAACGTCATTGGCACCAAGCACCTGCTGCGCCTTCAGGAAAGCCAGCGTTTTCGACTGGTGCACTTCTCCTCATCGGAAGTCTATGGCGACTATCCGCATCTGATGGTCGAACACATCACCGATGAAGTCGAGATCAAGCAGCTCAACGACTACGCCATGTCGAAGTGGGTCAATGAGATGCAAATCCGCAACGCCATTGCCCAGCATGGCGTCGAAAGCGTCGTCGTGCGCCTGTTCAACACCTACGGACCCGGCGAATACTACAGCCCCTATCGCTCGGTGAACTGCCGCTTTCTCTACTGCGCCCTGCACGGCCTGCCGTGGACGGTCTATCGCGGCCATGCCCGGACTTCCACGTTTCTGGCCGACACCATCCGCACGGTGGCCAATCTGGTCGAACACTTCAAGCCGGGTGAAACCTACAACATTGGCGGCGACCAGCTTCACACCATCGAGGAACTCTCCGATCTGGTGCTGAAAGTGACCGGCGCTTCGCCCACGCTGGTGCGCTATGCCGACGCCGAACCGCTGACCACCAAAGTCAAGCTGGTGGACACAAGCAAAGCCGTACGCGATCTCGGCCACCGTAGCACCTACAGCCTTGAAGAAGGCTTGCGCCTGACGGCCGACTGGATGCGGCAGGTGTATAAACTCAGCAAGTAA
- a CDS encoding STAS domain-containing protein → MSLTISHRTVGDVAIMDLSGKITIGEGSVQLREAVKSLLENGNKNILLNLGDVSYVDSSGIGELVHSYTTVKNQQGQLKLLNLTKKIQDLLMITKLLTVFDTFDNEADAIASFS, encoded by the coding sequence ATGTCACTGACCATTTCCCATCGTACTGTTGGCGATGTCGCCATCATGGACCTCAGCGGCAAAATCACGATTGGCGAAGGCAGCGTCCAGCTCCGGGAAGCTGTCAAGTCCCTGCTCGAAAATGGCAACAAAAACATCCTGCTCAATCTGGGCGATGTGAGCTACGTGGACAGTTCCGGGATTGGCGAACTCGTCCACAGCTACACGACGGTCAAAAATCAGCAGGGGCAGCTCAAGCTGCTGAACCTCACGAAGAAGATTCAGGACCTGCTGATGATCACCAAGCTGCTGACGGTGTTCGATACGTTCGACAACGAGGCCGACGCCATTGCCAGCTTTTCCTGA
- a CDS encoding ATP-binding protein, translating to MPDDIQGAADTVIEVTIASHYRFVEMVGTVADQLTQLAGFEAENVDWVGLAVRESIVNAIKHGNQLDISKPVQVRFHLTDEKLIVVVRDRGNGFDASHLADPRAPENLLNPNGRGIFYMRTFMDTVEFLPHRQGGLEVRMVKYRPASPAGSSNGRDASHSRSQG from the coding sequence ATGCCAGACGACATTCAGGGTGCGGCCGATACGGTCATTGAAGTCACAATTGCGAGTCACTACCGGTTCGTGGAAATGGTGGGTACGGTTGCCGATCAGTTGACACAACTGGCTGGATTCGAGGCCGAAAACGTGGACTGGGTCGGGCTGGCCGTTCGGGAATCCATCGTCAACGCCATCAAGCACGGCAACCAACTCGATATTTCCAAGCCGGTTCAGGTTCGCTTTCATTTGACGGATGAAAAGCTGATCGTCGTCGTGCGTGACCGTGGCAACGGTTTCGATGCCAGCCACCTTGCTGATCCGCGCGCCCCGGAGAACCTCCTGAACCCCAACGGGCGGGGCATTTTTTACATGCGAACCTTCATGGATACCGTCGAATTCCTGCCCCACCGGCAGGGCGGACTTGAAGTGCGCATGGTGAAGTACCGCCCTGCCAGCCCTGCCGGCAGCAGCAACGGCCGTGACGCCAGCCACAGCCGCAGCCAAGGCTGA